One genomic segment of Candidatus Fusobacterium pullicola includes these proteins:
- a CDS encoding type II toxin-antitoxin system YafQ family toxin, with translation MLKLEFTNQFKKDFKLMMKRGYDSKKFEKVVELLQKQEPLPIKYKDHQLVNSRNFKGVRECHIEPDWLLVYKIENDRLILELMRTGTHSDLF, from the coding sequence ATGCTTAAACTAGAATTTACCAATCAATTTAAAAAAGATTTTAAGTTGATGATGAAGAGAGGGTATGACAGTAAAAAATTTGAAAAAGTAGTAGAATTATTACAAAAACAAGAGCCACTACCAATAAAATATAAAGACCATCAACTTGTTAATTCAAGGAATTTTAAGGGAGTAAGAGAGTGCCACATTGAGCCTGATTGGTTATTGGTTTATAAGATTGAAAATGATAGATTAATCTTAGAATTAATGAGGACAGGAACACATAGTGATTTATTTTAA
- a CDS encoding type II toxin-antitoxin system RelB/DinJ family antitoxin, with translation MASITIKTDEQIKKEFNSICEELGLNMSVAINIFMKTVLREHGFPFELKLKEPNETTLKVIEEVERGENLNGPYKTVQELMEALNA, from the coding sequence ATGGCTAGTATAACTATAAAAACTGATGAACAAATAAAAAAAGAATTTAACTCAATATGTGAAGAATTAGGTTTAAATATGTCTGTAGCTATTAATATATTTATGAAAACTGTTCTTAGAGAACATGGATTTCCTTTTGAATTAAAATTAAAAGAGCCTAATGAAACAACTTTAAAAGTTATAGAAGAAGTTGAAAGAGGAGAAAATTTGAATGGCCCTTACAAAACAGTTCAAGAACTTATGGAGGCTCTAAATGCTTAA